Proteins found in one Mesotoga infera genomic segment:
- a CDS encoding TetR/AcrR family transcriptional regulator codes for MKSSDVNEARERIIKSSIELFSQKGFHATTASEIAEAAGVTKGLIYYYFNSKEEILSRLVDSLLKDATTIAMDFVQASIIQMIRDGELDIEHDRMKFIDEDSVARFVKRSIFYYDKILNYLIEHRLILRILMYESLKESKHHDDLFRLLDLTKDTEDNPIFKSISEADSDFNYSSEMTLFKFFFSIIPLVTFAAYYDDLKKKSLMSDEELRNSFLQSFRVVLSSLIKGTEISLRTGNPGQS; via the coding sequence TTGAAATCTTCAGATGTAAACGAGGCTCGAGAAAGAATAATAAAGTCATCGATTGAGTTGTTTTCTCAAAAGGGATTTCACGCCACAACTGCAAGCGAGATAGCGGAAGCTGCGGGGGTAACCAAAGGTCTCATATACTATTACTTCAATAGCAAGGAAGAGATTCTTAGCCGCCTTGTGGATTCTCTGCTAAAAGATGCGACGACGATAGCGATGGACTTCGTTCAGGCAAGTATTATCCAGATGATAAGAGATGGAGAGCTAGACATAGAGCATGACAGGATGAAGTTCATCGATGAAGATTCGGTGGCGCGTTTCGTGAAGAGGTCGATCTTCTATTACGACAAGATACTCAACTATCTCATTGAGCACAGGCTAATTCTAAGAATATTGATGTACGAATCCTTAAAAGAAAGCAAACACCACGACGACCTCTTCAGATTGCTTGATCTCACAAAAGATACCGAGGACAACCCGATTTTCAAATCGATTTCCGAAGCCGATAGCGACTTCAACTACTCGTCTGAAATGACGCTTTTCAAATTCTTCTTCTCGATAATTCCGCTTGTAACCTTTGCAGCTTACTACGACGACCTTAAAAAGAAGAGTCTGATGAGTGATGAGGAATTGCGCAACTCGTTTTTACAATCATTTCGAGTTGTTCTCTCTTCTCTGATAAAAGGGACCGAGATTTCACTGAGGACAGGAAATCCTGGTCAATCGTGA
- a CDS encoding GntR family transcriptional regulator — protein MERYLLEELKSGKYSVGDKLPTEKELMNKFSASRETV, from the coding sequence ATTGAACGTTACTTGCTCGAAGAACTCAAGTCCGGGAAATACTCCGTCGGGGATAAACTCCCCACAGAGAAGGAATTGATGAACAAGTTCAGTGCCAGCAGAGAGACAGT
- a CDS encoding flavodoxin family protein: MRVFSVMGSPRLKGNTMLVLDNFMKGMREGHDKLELKSAFLHGRKIEPCAGCDKCKNDSESCVINDDMLDLYGEVVAADVIIFSTPIYWWNMSAQLKTFLDRLYALDYEKAFKGKKLVLLMTYGGEDPNSGAEIVEKSMREICDFVSMEFSVSFGMCSELSEDERAQALEKVYNLGFDL; encoded by the coding sequence ATGAGAGTATTCTCTGTTATGGGCAGTCCGAGATTGAAGGGCAATACTATGCTTGTTCTGGATAATTTCATGAAGGGAATGAGAGAGGGACATGATAAGCTGGAACTGAAATCCGCCTTTCTTCATGGGAGGAAGATCGAACCGTGCGCGGGCTGCGACAAATGCAAGAATGATAGTGAATCCTGCGTAATTAATGACGACATGCTTGATCTCTATGGTGAAGTCGTTGCAGCCGATGTGATTATCTTCTCTACACCTATTTACTGGTGGAACATGAGTGCTCAGTTGAAGACTTTCCTTGACAGATTGTACGCGCTCGACTACGAAAAGGCCTTCAAAGGAAAGAAGTTAGTTCTTCTCATGACTTACGGTGGTGAGGATCCTAATTCTGGAGCCGAGATTGTCGAAAAGAGCATGAGGGAGATCTGTGACTTCGTTTCTATGGAGTTTTCTGTGAGCTTCGGAATGTGCAGTGAACTGAGTGAAGATGAAAGAGCTCAGGCTCTTGAAAAGGTATACAATCTTGGTTTTGATCTTTGA